The genomic DNA ACAAAACGCATACATCTTGGTTCTAGTTGTTTGATGCTTTTTGTAAGTACATCTAAAACTAATGTAAAAAGATAAGGGATTAGGGTTGACCCTTGGTCCAATCCTTGAtatgaaaaaaatcattgataatgcttccaaaaaaaaaaactctcgaTGTAATTTAGACTTCGTATTATCATATCAGAGAGATTGTTGATGAGAATTATATAAATTCTCTTTCTCAATCTATTACAATATGATAGATCCAAAAATAGAGATAGAAAAAACAAATGCATCAAcgaatgtaattaatttatgcATGATAGTAAATTTAGGTTCAATTAGttaaaatagatataaaattaaaattttataaatattttgtactCCAAATATTGTTTAAGAGACTTAACAACTTTTAtacataagataagataataaaTTTAGGTTCAGTTAGTTAAAATATAGGCTTAAACACACTTTTTACCTCCTATGTTtgaaaaagttgcaattttagcccccttttaaaaaaaatggcaaaagtggcCCCTCGTGTTTAGCCCCTTTTGCAAAACTCCAATTTTGACCTGGTCAACGCCATGTGTCAAGCCACTCAGCATAAAAAGTTGTCAGctgtatattttttaatttaaaaaatacactcGTGGCATCCAACTCACTCAAGTGAAGGTGCCACATGGCGTTGACCAGGTCAAAATTGGAGTTTTGCAAAAGGGGCTAAACATGAGGGGTcacttttgctattttttttaaaaggggctaaaattgcaacttttgcaaacttaggAGGTAAAAAGTGCgtttaagcctaaaatatatataaaattacagtattaatgttatttttggcTCCAAAAGTTGTTTATGGAACTTACCAACTTTTATATGTAAGATAAGATATATAAGatagttaaaaaattatatagaatTTACGTTCAATAAGATAAATAGAAGCTATAAATTCAATAAGATAAATAGAATTTTGAGCCAATTAGATTTTTGGCTCATAAATAGAATTACTAACTCCAACTATATTTATTATACAATAAAGTATTATCCAAAAAAGTTGTTGCAAAtttctttcataattttttgctatttttaaaatgatctcttatcttatatataaaaattcttaaGTCCCTTATACCAATTTTTTGGAGTCATAAATAGGGTTAATTCAAGGCTTGGAATTGTTCCAACATGCTTGTGCATTCGTGGATTTTGAATTCATTTGAAGAAACCACTGCGTAGGGCAACATTTTTCTTGAAACTGCAATCGATGTCTGGAATGGGCTCAAAGAAAGGTTTTCACAAGGTGAATACATTCATATCTTTGAATTATAATGTAAATTTTTTGGTTTGAAGCAAGATTCGCGTTTATAGTAACAATTGAGTTTGTACTCGTTGTGGTAGAAGTGACCACACAattgaagtttaattttttataggaAACATGGATTTCCTCCACATTTTGGAAAGAATCATGCTATGGCTAGTGGTTCCTCACTTGAATTCAATGAAGAAGGGGACGAAATTGATGATTCAAAGAGTTATAAGGGTACTGAATCCTATGGCTTCACCAAGGAGTAATATAATCAGTTTGTTAATCTCCTTCAAACATCAGGTTCTAACACAAATCAGAATGCATCCTCTAGTAAGGTGTGTTAGAGTTTTGTGGAATGAAAAACTAACTTTATTGAATAACATAGAGGTGGCATATATAGCCTTACATGAAAAGTTCAACTCACGTATTAAAAACGTGGTAACAGttacaaagaaaacaaatgcAATTCTACTTGGTGGAACCTAGAAACTAAGAACTTATTAACTGAACCCAAATAAATAgtaacattaaaataaatccGAACAAGGTGAATCTGGCAACTCGTTAGAACAAACCACTACTAGAATCTATCGATTTACCAGCGGATTTTCATACGAAAGAAATCTGCAGGGTCAACCTTAGGATTTTCTTACGGGTTCTTTTGCACTGAGGAAATTTCCTGCGGATCAGTTAACCGCAAGAATATCCGCAGGTAACTGTAACTTGCTGATGCTTTTCCTGCGGTAGATTGGAATGTTTATCACTTTTCCTGCGGAATTTCCTACAGatttctttaaatatttttattttttgtttctccataagttttttttgaggggcttcataattttttgttttgacagaATGATCCTGAGAgaattcataaattttttgttttttgaaagggaacttcataaaattttaaaaatcgaaaGATTTTGAgtatcttatttttttagagtCTCTTTTCTTTGAGTCATTCTACAATTGGTTTCTGGATTGTATTGGTTCAAATGGATCACATATGTTCGTCGTTAAGATACCTTGATTCATACAAGCAAATTTCAGCACTACATATTAGATTAGCAAATGGTAACATATTTGGAAACAACAAAGTTCTCAGGAACAATGCAATTTTCACCTGTTCTGATTGCACTGAATGTGTTATTTCTCCATGAGTTTAATCTAAACCTGctatttttccaaaattatgCATAGATATTGATTGCATTGTaaattttgataatgataaatgcTTGATTCATGAAACGTGGAGCTTGAACATCATTGGTTCGACTGATTTGATTGAGAAATTGTACTTCCTTCTTACACAAACAATACCTCATTCAACTTTTATTCCATAAGAAGCTCTATGCCATTTTAGAGTAGGATATTTATGCAATCATAGATTTCTTAATTTACATCAAAATTTTCCTTTTGTAACCATAGGTAAAAATTCAGCATGTGATATATGTCACTATGCCATACCATACATGGTCCTCTCTCTATTCAATCCATACATGGTCTCaagtattttatttgttgtttcacTTGGATCATTCTATGTAAATCTAAATCAGAGGTCGccaagggacggagggagtatgtacCTATTGACTTCCTCGAGGCGTGGTAGTATACACTCCACTTTCACGTAACCATGTAACTACTTGTGATAAAGTTATTTATTCTTCAAATCATATTGTATTCAAACCTTGCAAATATACattcaaatttaaatcaataaataaaatatcatcgTACTAGTATagacaatattattttaataaacctatgcaaagaaaataattaacatTATCATGATTCCATTGATAAAACATCAATTAACGACCGTCTTGAAGGCTATTGGTTATGGAAGCTTCTACGGAGCTTACAGATGGTGTGGGAGCATGATAGGTTGCAACTGGCCTCTTTGGCGGAAGATTTGGCATGGAAACCTCAAAATTAAGCACTTGAATGGCTTGTCTAATTGATGGTCTTAGACTAACATCAGGATGAGCACACCATAATCCAACAATCATCAAGCACTCTACTTGTTTCTCATCAAAATCTTTCCTCAAATTCTCATCCATTGCCACAAGTAGCTCTCCTTTTCCATAATGATCCCAAACCCACTCAATCATTCCCTTCTCTTCATCTTTCTCCTTCATAACTTCAGTAGCTTTTTTTCCGGAGGTTATCTCTAAGACAACTATCCCAAAACTATAAACATCTGACTCTTTACTCGCCCTTCCTGTACTCACATATTCTGGAGCTAGATAGCCGAATGTTCCGGCCAGCCCCGTCGTTTGAGGCCCAAGTTCATGGTCCATTAATTTAGCCAACCCAAAATCACCAAGCTTAACATTAAAACTTGAATCTAGCATAACATTACTTGATTTAATATCCCTATGTACCACACACCTCTCCCATTCTTCATGTAGATACAGCAAACCAGAGGCCAATCCAAGAGTTATTTTGTGCCTTACACCCCAAGAAAGAGGTGTTCTTTTACCAAATAAATGAGAATCAAGACTACCATTTGGCATGAACTCATAAATAAGTAGAAACTCACCTTTGTCATGGCACCAGCCTAAGAGCTTCACAAGATTCCTATGTCTCAGTTGACTAATAACTTTAACTTCAGTTACATACTCTTTCTTTCCTTGTCTTGACCCTCTGGATATTTTCTTCACAGCAACTTGTAAATCTAAATCAGCAAAGTAACCTTTAAAAACTGCTCCAAAACCACCTTGACCCAACTTTCTATCCTTAGAAAAGTTATTGGTTGCCAACTCAAGTTCTTTGTAGGTAAACCTCCTTGGCCCTGCTCCTCTTTCAAGGTCATCATTCATTGAAGTCAAATGCATAGCCTCTTCCTTTTGCTTTTCacttctctttcttttcctctttAGTATTACATATGCTACCAATGCTCCCACTCCTATAATTACAGCCCCTAAAGAGACTGTTAGTATCACAACTAATCTTGTATCTTTACTATTACTATCATCACTTTTCTCCAAATTGGAATTAAATTCCCATGACAAAAGATTATTTACTTCTCCATTGTAACCAGTTGCAGCAGAAAATCCAATTGTAACCCATTCAGGTAAAACTTTCTTGAAATCAATTTGATATGAAAGATTAGTTTTTTCTTGAGGACTAGAGGTCGTTTGATATTCCCAAGATACAGTCAAATTCTTGGTTGTAGAATTGTACCTAATCCATACCTCAGCAGTGTCTCCACTATGTAAACTTGCATTCCAAGGTGTTgatattgatgatttgattgaattattgttgattcCCACATGCTCTGTTGTCTCGCTAAATTCACTATTTGCGAAAGAATCAAACTCCACATGAACAATATGGTTACTAGATGAAAGCATTGTTGTGGTGTTGAATAGTCCCATCAAGCCACCAGAGGAGTTTGGTGGGATTTCAAATCCATAAGCAGCTAAGAAAAAGGCAAGGCCATGGCCATAGAATGAAGGTGATCTACCTCGAGTGTTGATGATAAAAGTGTAGTGAGTTGTGAAGTCAGTGAGTTGACCTGTTTTTGAGTCCCAAAGTAACACCTTTTTGGAATACAAAGCCCATCCAACTTGACATGAATAATTTCCATTGATGTTAAAATCAACTTCTCCATCAACTGGTGCTGCAGAACCTTGGTAGATTATGTTGGCATCATTTGGATTAAAACTGGGAATTTGGAAGTGAATTGAATAAGCATGGAAAGTTAATAAAATTAAGGACAAGAAGAACAATGGAAGGGTATAGAAACAAGGAGCCATGCCTTGAGTAATTTCTAAAGAAATCAACAGAAACAATGAGTTTTGCCAATCCAAATGATCTTCAACatatgaatgatattttgaaaaattgatgcAGCAAGAGACAGCTATATAAATGAATATAAAAGGTGCATAAAATGTGACAAGTTCAATCAGATTGAATTGAACAACgtaataaaatatatagttaTTACTTGGTGAGAaagcaaaacaaattatataatgACCTAAATGATTTGCAcctgattttgttttttcttcagaGTCAATGCatagtaatatttttaaaatgtgtgacatcaaattttcattaaacTAAGGAAAATGCATGTTTACACGACTAACATAGGAGTATAAACCAAAGcgaataatgtttttttatgttacATCCACTACCCTCCTTGTTCTCCGGCAAATACTAATTTAAATGACTTTTGACATTTTATACAAAAGTAATAAAAACTCTAATACGAATTATTAGACAATTAATGAAGCGTCGGAtgcaataaattaataatgagGAGGACCACCATGAGATTTTGATACCACATCTTCACAAAAAACTACGAAGCGTTGAAAATGGGAATATATAGAATTCCGTTAGTCCTAAATCCACTAAGCAATATGTGTTTAGAATGGCGGTGTATTTTTTAAACATGTCGCAAGGAATCACGGTACCATAAAAGCTATGAAACAATGCATCTCTATTTCCACGAAAGTAGCTCTAAGAATAGTTCCTAAGAATAAGTTAAAAGAATAGTCCAAGTTAAAAAAGAATGACATATATCAGAGTGACACACATACTAGCCAATGATGTTGTCCTCTTTTTCCTTAACTTGATTTCTCCTTAGTGGATGGCCTTGTTAAATGATAATAGTCTTTGATGTGATTATTCACTTACTTGTAACCTATAAGTTTTATGTCCTATACATAGGACCTTATTGCATTGTAGAAGATACCTTGAAACAAAGATCatattcttctctttttcttttcctcatctatatttttctatgagtaatgatattttaacaaccAAAGATTGACtacttttatgacaactttttcttcttcttttgggaCAAAAGCAATATAGAGGGatggagggagggagggagggggagagagagagagagagagagagagagagagagagcgggGGGGGGAGAGAATGAATATAGTAAAAGTATGAGAGAAAGAGTTGTCTCAAGATATGTCAActtttggttgttcaaatatcctTACTCATACAAATATATGTATCTGCATGTATATGTTTGACAAAAATACTACAAAACCTCAACATGACGCACAAAGAGTGACCCATTAAAAGATAATAattatgttgtgaattcggataaaatcacaccaatgaaaacaaagatgtgtggagcaaattaAAGGAAGTAGTAATCAATGAGTCAAGTAGCCTCAAGTAACGACAACAACAAATAAACCTAAATCTAAGTGTATAACAGCACCACAAGCATAAACAAAGCAATAAATATAAGAAAGCAAGAATGAAATAAACACGCCAAGATTGgtaacccagttcggtccaaaatGACCTACTCTGGGGatgagagcagctctccaatccactaagaTGGAAGTAATACacatgggttacaagaaattagtttTAAAAGCTCATAAAGAACAAGACCTACTTTCTACACATTTCTCAAGTCACCCACACTCTCACTGAATcctaaaagaaaacacaaaagaaagcttttttatccttccaattgtgaaatctcactacccaaggtgttaacaatgtttcccaacctaAGAGAACCGtgctacaaagacactcaactctaaagttacctcctttgtaatcctaagtttctctctcttcaagctctcATTCAAAAATGAACTAAAACCCTTAAATAGTATCCTGTAAgagtcaaaatcgtgtcacgattcgtaacgtacgacccaaggtacaaAAAGCTTATCCTGAAATTGTGGCACGCCTGCCACAAATCGTATCACAGTTTTATTCCCGAAAAACCATGCTCTCTGCCAACAGAATCGTGACACGCCTCCATAATTGTGTCACGGTTATGGATTTTCTCATATCACAATTTTGAAGTCAATATGCAACAGATTATATTGACAATAAAATATCATGCGTTGTTGAAGAGTTAAGTTCGATCTTCCTCAACACTACAAAATTGTCTTATAAGATAACGATTATCCACCATTtataaatacattttaaaattaaatgtgaGACGTCTTATAATAACATTATGATTTTCGACCATGGGATGTCTTATAATAACATGGCGATTGTCCACCATTTATGaatacattttcaaattaaatgtgCAACTTCTTATTTTGTTTGAGCAAAATGTGCAACTTCTTTTTTGGAGCAAAATATGGAACTTATGATAACATTGTGTCAGTAAACTCAGtgcttcatttatttttctataaaactTACATTCATCGTACTATTTATAGATTCTATGCATTCAACATAAGAAacaagtattattattattattgactTTATTCTTATAGCAATTACATACACTTTATTATAAATCCTCTAAGTATACGAGGTTATTTTGAACAATATATAAAGTTCCCTCATGTACTACATGTTTGAAGTGAAAGACCAAGAGAGAATGTCATGAGTCTCAACTAAATCCCCAGTAGAAGCAGAGAACCCAATTTCAATCATTTCAGGAAGAAAAGTGGTCAAATCAATATTATACACCAAACTAGAATCCCCATTAAATGCTCCCTTTTCAGAATAAGTTACTAACACCTTCAAATTTTTGTCACTAGAATCATACTCTATACGAGCCTTTCCTACTGTTAtatcatcaaaatcatttaaCCATAGTGCATTAGCAACTGATTTAATCGAATtaacatcaattcctaaatgaGAACCGATTCCTAAATTTGACGAAGGATTTGGATCCCATTCATTTGCAAAACTATCAAATTCAACAAGGACAATTTCTTTGGTATATAAAGCAGTTTCGCGGGTAAACATTCCGAGGAATCCACCttctgatttgtttttgttggggATTTTGAATTTTGGTGATGCCATAAAGAAAGCAAATCCATCGCCGTGATCTTGTCTACCGTTTGAGTTCACCGAAAAGGTGAATTCAGTTACGAAACTTGCAACTTTTCCGGTGGTTTGGTCGAAAAGGCGAATTGGTTTTAGCAATCCAAATTGGCCAGCACTGTGTTTGAGTGGATCACCATAAGCATCTTTTTTAGTTAATTGTATTACTCCATTTTTTAATGTGGCGTCGTTTGCGAAACCGAGTTTTTTTAAAGCTTCGGGTTGAAAATTAGGGAAATTGAAGGAAGAGTCGGATTTTACATTGGCAACAAGAATGAGTAAATACATAAAGATTACTATTGAAAGAGAAATAGAGTTTTTGGTTGCAAAGAGTTTTGGAATAGCATTAATAGTCATGTttgtgttgttaatgatgaaataAAAGTGTGAATAATGCATGGAAACACAACTAAGGTATATATAGTAGTTGGTACgtgaaaaacaatcatgcaatattgatccaaaaaaatatagatgCGGAATTTTGGTGTGTCTCAAATAATTGGCTATGCCTAGGACTAAGCATGTGTGTTGTCTACATATATTTgtacttatatattgatatattgatttctAGATTTTAATGTTTAACATTTACCTAGCAAATAATTTTGACAAGATGATAACGAGGTACTTTTAATCTTTACACTtagctttgttaaaaaaaaaaaaatctacactTAGCAACACGACATGTAAGCAAATGTTAACCTAAACGAGGTTcttttagtgtaatttttctttatcaaataGATTATTAGCTTTTTTAATACATGGCTAAGCAAAATTTTCAGAAGGAGAAAACTTAGTTATTGTGtgtgttatgttgtttataccAGTCAGGCTCGTGTATAGTATAAGGCCATTAAGGTTGTAGCCTTACTAATTaaatgtgtgtctatatatatatatatatatatatatatatatatatatatatatatatatattagcttAGTATTTAATACGGTAATATTGTGGGTGGTCGATGTGTAGAGTCAGGGGTGGCCTTAAGCATCGGTGAGAGTGACGGCTGCCCAACgcaacatttttttaagggtataaaaattattatttttacttagttgtatatttatatattactttttaactcgttttgattaattctattgaaaaaattatttaaagaacCTTATTTATGAATGGATTTTTTGCAacaaattttttgaagaagaaaggcATTTGAATAATTCAAAGGGCACAACCTTATTCTTTCACTCATACCAACAAAAGTCTTAGAATCGACCGTGTGTATAGAGTGTGTAGTGTAGTAAACTATGAACTACAATGttcaataaataatgataaaatggaagaaaaaaaatattaatgtaatCGTAAGGTTGTTAGAGTGGGGTCTTAATCtctcaaaggtaattgaaacataaaagaTTTGGTATTCCTAAAATGTCATTTAAAGGCTACAACTTTGTTTATAAATCATAGAAGTACAtcacattttctttcttatCCTAGTAGTTCTACAAATGAGTATCCATATGTCATCTATCttatacaaaagaaaagaaaaaaaagtttataatgcAACGTTTGAAAAAGAGTGGTCAGTGGTGTCCCCAGGATCACCGTGTGCACCCTTTATTTCTATGTTCAGTTATAAGATTCTAGGTATGTCATACTCCTTAGAATTCAAAAGACCATTAATAActtttgcatataaaaattaaatagttcTCGATacataattgaataaaagacTTGGATTGAATTGATCCAACAAATCAATAAAGTTCCATCTTAGAATCTTAcccaaattacaaaagaaataaaacatactctAGAGACAAAAGTGGATGAGAGACTTCTCTGATCTTGATGCTCCTAGATCTTAACTTCTTCTTGAACCGATTTGTTTTGAATGAGAATTTATGAATGAAAGGAATTGTATTCCTAGGCTGATTTCCATTTGGATTTGGGTTGAAAATTTCGACTTTTTCCTCAAACCCGCCGCCAAAAACAGCAAAATGTTGTTTATTTCACGAAGGTACATGCCCCTCGAACATGGCCTAGCGTGTGTCGGGTGTGAGTAAACACATTGCTTTTCAACAATGGTTTGCACACCCTTGGGGCACATTGCAGCACGCCCGAGGCATACAACACCTTTTTTGagtgtgtttcttgcattttctttgtcttttttaGTGTGTTTTCTCATCCAAACTCATCTTAGGTCTTGAGACAAAGTTTCCTCAATTTATAATGTCTACTAAGGCCTCTTGCATCTTCATTTATTGTCTTTCCAATTTTTCATAAGGTGTCTTGCTTTGCCgaatgatttgatttttcagtGAAATACAACAAAAACACCTAAGAATTGGTTTAcagaaaactagaattacatgactcaaaatgaaataattacaaaatatcACTTAAACCATATACAATTGTTCTAAAACTCCTCTAGTTTGGGTCAAATCATAAGTAAAATGAGTTAAAAATAACATAGGATAGTGTCCTCAATTCGAATCTCCATGTTCTTCATAGCCGCCTCATTGATCTTCTGAGCTTCTTCGCGAGCCTTAGTCGGTCCTTCAATATGACCCTGAGTTATCTTCACATATTGAATGATCATCTCCTCTACTCAACCTTGGTTACTGATGTTGATTACCTTGAGAAGGGTGATTAGCTTGTGGAGGTTGGAGGGCGTTGTTACTTTTGTAGGAAAAATTCAGATGATCTGTTCAACCAGGGTTATAAGTATTAGAATACGTATTTCTCTGCTCCCTGATAAAGGATCCCATGTGATTTACTTGTTCTTTTGATGACACCAAACTTGCAGGGAGACATTCCCCACTTTCATGACATTGCTTGTACAAATCGcaagttgcatttgttgagagTTGCACCACTTCCCTTGCATCCAACATTTTTGTGAATGTTCTAGTTGAATACTAAGAAGCTTGTTACTAGAAAGTAAAGCGTCTTGAGTGTTTAGATCAATACATTTCTTCTTAGGGGCATCCTTTTCCTCGATTTGCGGCCGATATTCATTCAACGACATGTTGTCATCGATCAGCTCTCCGACTTCCTCAACTTCATGACTTCCTCGTACTCAAATTTTTTATCGAATTAAaacatgtacttttttttaacgatgactaaaaacaaaaaattaatatatttatagataccaaaaatttatttaacccttcaaaatttgttaataaATCAACTAGAcaaaaatgttttcaaaatatGTATATAGTTGGCAAATGCAACCAACaaattaaacttttatttaCATTGATTGATTGTTACATTTCAATCCTAGGTAAATTGCATTTAGGGAA from Medicago truncatula cultivar Jemalong A17 chromosome 8, MtrunA17r5.0-ANR, whole genome shotgun sequence includes the following:
- the LOC11445302 gene encoding L-type lectin-domain containing receptor kinase IX.1, with amino-acid sequence MAPCFYTLPLFFLSLILLTFHAYSIHFQIPSFNPNDANIIYQGSAAPVDGEVDFNINGNYSCQVGWALYSKKVLLWDSKTGQLTDFTTHYTFIINTRGRSPSFYGHGLAFFLAAYGFEIPPNSSGGLMGLFNTTTMLSSSNHIVHVEFDSFANSEFSETTEHVGINNNSIKSSISTPWNASLHSGDTAEVWIRYNSTTKNLTVSWEYQTTSSPQEKTNLSYQIDFKKVLPEWVTIGFSAATGYNGEVNNLLSWEFNSNLEKSDDSNSKDTRLVVILTVSLGAVIIGVGALVAYVILKRKRKRSEKQKEEAMHLTSMNDDLERGAGPRRFTYKELELATNNFSKDRKLGQGGFGAVFKGYFADLDLQVAVKKISRGSRQGKKEYVTEVKVISQLRHRNLVKLLGWCHDKGEFLLIYEFMPNGSLDSHLFGKRTPLSWGVRHKITLGLASGLLYLHEEWERCVVHRDIKSSNVMLDSSFNVKLGDFGLAKLMDHELGPQTTGLAGTFGYLAPEYVSTGRASKESDVYSFGIVVLEITSGKKATEVMKEKDEEKGMIEWVWDHYGKGELLVAMDENLRKDFDEKQVECLMIVGLWCAHPDVSLRPSIRQAIQVLNFEVSMPNLPPKRPVATYHAPTPSVSSVEASITNSLQDGR
- the LOC11440495 gene encoding lectin 11 precursor, producing MTINAIPKLFATKNSISLSIVIFMYLLILVANVKSDSSFNFPNFQPEALKKLGFANDATLKNGVIQLTKKDAYGDPLKHSAGQFGLLKPIRLFDQTTGKVASFVTEFTFSVNSNGRQDHGDGFAFFMASPKFKIPNKNKSEGGFLGMFTRETALYTKEIVLVEFDSFANEWDPNPSSNLGIGSHLGIDVNSIKSVANALWLNDFDDITVGKARIEYDSSDKNLKVLVTYSEKGAFNGDSSLVYNIDLTTFLPEMIEIGFSASTGDLVETHDILSWSFTSNM